TTACTCAATCTCTTTCAAAAGTTGAATTGCatacagcagctacagtataATAATGAATCTACTGTAGATATTTTTGTCAAATGATGTCAGTGTGCTAGTTATGATCTGcaaaacaaactgcaaaacaacaacagccaaGCAAACAGCCTCAATTGATCCCCTCTGTGCCACCTCTTTGTCAGTGTGTAATGGGATATAATTGCTTGTAAAATTAACAATGATGGAGGTGAGGTGAGAAACACCTGCGGCTCATCAGTTCCCCCTTAACCCCCCTCCCGATTTAATGCTGATGAAACTTAGTCCTGTGAGATTAGATGACCATTTGAGCTTTTGAACTAGTTTCTCGAACCCATTCTCACTTTGTTAACTCACAGCATTCAAACCACCATGTCATGTTGAAGTTCCTTAAAGTCATAATGTAGTTGCTTCTTACTAGCAGCTATGACACAAGCATAGTTGTTGACATGCTTGTCTACATACATTGTGTGGATAATTACAGAGTATATAGGCGGATCAGAAAATCATGAAACTAGAATATCTTTCTTGGATGCCTTATCTTgtacactgtaaacacaacttaAAACGATGACACTTGCAGAGGTAACTTTGCTGGAGATTAAAGATCATAGGTACAAAAAGTGACCGCAGCAACAACAgcctcagtttgtttgttttcttaaaggaaaagttcacccaaaaatgaaaatgtagtcataaTCTACTTACCTCCttgccgatggaaagtcaagtgaagtttcaTAATGTACAAAACATTCCTAGAGCTTCACcgtaaaacagtgttgcagcattctcctcacCAAcaaccctttttaaagctgaaaactTCTATTCATCTGCTGAGCTAAAAAGCGTTAGCAAATACCTGTCTGAAGTGTGTGCATGAACTTGACCGCTTGTCGATCGCGGTGACTTCTTGAGACCTGGACAACGCCGGAAAAACTGTATCcatttgattttctctttttgtttgtttattgacatttttaaacaagtccccatctacttcagctttTTTGGAGATTGCTGCAAtgatgtgaagctccagaactTCACCTGACATTATGTCAGCATGGGGTTGGGAAGATAATAACTGgatattcatttttgggtgaacctttcctttaacATTCAGCCATTGTTATAGCTGACGATATTCTGCTGCTGAACTTTGCATTCAATGTGCCTTAATCTGTCTTGCAGAcatgtttaattaatttctaaCATAATCTCTGTAACATCTGGTTGGACAGTCCAGTCCCATAGCTGGTTAGGTTTATGTAGATAGCTAGTATAGTGAATGGTTGGGAGAGGATTGGTTGTGGACCACTGCCACTGACTTGGTGTCCCCCTCCAAGTCTGCCAAGCTCACCAGAGTGCAATGTGCCAATCCAGGGACAATTAGACTTTGTGTCAGTTTCAGCTAACAAGAAAATGGGGTAGGAGTTACTGAGAGGTTTCATCacctctagcaaaggccagATTGTGGCCTCCTTTTACATAGAGACACGCCACACCTAGCTCTCTCAGTCACAGGTGCAGAAGTGGACTAGGCCTGTTTTCCTAGGCTCTCTTGCCATCTGCTGTATTTGAACCAGATGCAATTAAGATACTCCAACAGGCCCAATATGCCTGCTGTTGTGCTACGTTTCAGTGCATGAATAGTGCTGCTGCTTCCTGGCCAGGTGATGCAAGCTGGTGCtacacctgaacccaacactGGGGTCTGATACCAACCTATTGAGCTGTACCCTTTCCACCCTTTCAAGGACAGTGAACCAGCAGTGAGAGGGTCAGTCGTGGAAGAGGTTTTCAGATCTTTGTTTTTGaggcattaaagcatgtaaacctattctagcagtaacccccccccccaaaaaaaaatatgaacctgaaaatgagcagaatatctCTTTGACACATTCTCTTTTTGACTTGCCTTCACCATATGAATGAAACTGTGAGAAAAGTTAATGCCAAAACATTCTCCAAAAGGTCTTCATAATGGCCTGACCTTCACTGAAACAACACTGTGATAAGGCAGCCACGAGGGGCCCAGTTTTTGTAAGTCACTGTGGATTAATTTATCAAAATGAAAATCTAACTCTGTTGGGCCATCAGTGGTCACTGCCCTCCATGCAAATGCTGGATTTCTGTACCACCCACCATTGTATTATTGCTTTGCCCTCACCTTTGAGAAAGGTGATTTAATGCAGTGTCATCCTGTTTACTATCATTCTGCCATGGGCTTCACATGCTGTTATAAATATCCTGAACAACATCTGTGCTATGCAGAGCAGGAGGGGGGTATGTCATACTGTAGATATGTTAGTAGTGCAAGTTGGATCTGTCATTAATATAATTTGGTTTACAGGTGGATGTCTATGGCTAAGATATTAACTTTCTCCTGCTGTGTTGATAAGAATTTATTAGaagttgatatttttattttaggaaCCGTTGACTGTTTATTGCACCTCTTATCTGTATATGTAATACCAATGCTAAGTTGTCTAACTGagtgtactgtacatatttaaAGTGTCCAGAACGGCTGCAACCATGTCTTCGTTCTCCTGGCTCTTCACTCTGTGGCACCCCTCAGCCCCATCCCTGCTTCTTGTGGGGCTTGTGGGCAGACAGCTGGGGCTTAGGGTGGGGTTGCAGGTGGTTCAGACAGTGACTTGTTCTCGTTTGGGTTCACCGAGCAACCAGGGTCTGTTCCAGGATGGAGATGTAGTTATTGGTGGGCTCTTTAGTCTTTACCACAAGACTCCATCTACAGCCCACGACTTCACCCAGCTGCCAGACTACAAACCTTGCACCAGGTAAAACTCTGAACTGCATTGTTGACTGTGAATACTGTATGCATATGTTTAACACATGCTAattttgttgttaaaaagtTACAAAGATGTTGTTTTAATTGCTTATCCAATGATGATACAAATTGATTACCTATATTACTTACAGATTATTAGAAAGCAGCTTAACACATTTTTACTGATATTTCTCTCATCCCTTTCCTTTTCATCTTCATTTCAGTCTGCAAAATCTCCCGTTACAGTACATATATGCTATGATGTTTGCACTGGAAGAAATCAATCATAGTACAAACTTGCTACCAGGTGTGAAGCTGGGCTACCACATTCGTGATAGTTGTTCCCTGCACCCTTGGGCTATGCAGGCAGCAATGTCACTGGTTGGAGGAGACAGCACCAGTTGTAATTCAGCAGCCCAGCCAGACTACTCTGAGGGCATTGGAGAAAGGAGAGGTACTAAATCAAGTTCACATGGAACTGTTGTACATTCTTCTCTATTAATAACAAGTGAATGCAATGTGGACAGCATGAACACGGCTAACAGAACCAAGCACTATTTTGATTTAACAAATGACTTTCATTATATCTCATAATGTCATCAGGTGATCGGCCTGTTCCTTTGATCATTGGCGGTTCCTCATCTATAGCAGCCAAGATACTCTGCAGAGTCCTGGGGCCACTCTCTGTGCCTTTAGTGAGTTCCATCAACATCCCCAAAGTtattggtgtttgtttttaaggagaGTTGGAATTGAAATAAGAAAAGTTTTTCACTCAGAAtgttaaaatcagattttcactttGTGAGACACTCTTTGGTTTAACATTTACCgttaaacataacatttataGTGTTTTCAACGCACTTTGATGGACTTTGGTGCGTAAATAGTggctcatttattttttcttttcatgtgctTTTACTGGAAGCATAGGTTCACTGGAAAATTGACACTAACTGTacttaaataagtaaaatacaatgaatacaagttgtttttgcttgtaataagaaaataaaacctgtCAATTGGACAAGTGCaaaattgtttaaaaagaaGTCCCATTTATATCTCTGAATGCTACTTTATAAGTGATTGTGTCTTATGTTAAGTATAATAGATTTTTGCTGTCCTGAAAGTAAAATTAACTGAAAAGTAAAGCTGaaatacaagaaacaaacaCTAAATGTGAGAAGAAAATGTCTTAATACTGGTGAAATGTCTATCCATGTAGCAAGATAAATTGACTTGACAGGAAATCTTTAAATAGGCTGGTTTGGTCTAGTAATAAGTAGGTGTTCAAAGATTTAACATAATTGGAGACTGCTCGGTGATTTTTTGCTTTCTTAATGTTAGCACACTGACAAACTGATGGCAAAGGGACGAGAAAAATGTAAGTGTGAATGATTATGATTATGCTGATACTTTTTTGTGAACGATTATGGTATGCAGCTTCACTCTACTTTAATGTAGATTATTTCACCACTACATTACTCAGTTTCAAGATTTCCTGATGAATTAAGGCATACAAGACATATACTAGATTGTACATATATACCACGAATTAAATGGTTGAAAATactaaaaacacttttaaaacaagatGATTAATTTCATATTTCTATGATTTTAAATCCTGTCAAGGACAGAactttttgtgtatttcctAAACTGTCTTCTCAGAGTAGACAACATAACCCCTGGGTGAAAATTAAATTACTACAATCTTTATGATTGTTTTATCCAACTGCCTGATTCCCAGACACTGGGagtcccccctcctcctgggTGTGTGCCTAGATTCTACTGTAAACACGCCCATTCATTCAATTGCAGGGTCCCTCACAAAATCATACTCGGCATAGATACCGTATAAACCTGAACCATATTTTTCTACCCCATTACATCTCAGTGGCAAATATAACACTTTCATCCCACTACATTAATGTAAAGCTTTTGTTAGTTTAGTTAGCGTTAGCCCTACTGGTTACTTTACttaatttattcatatatttttttaacaataatcTAAGGTTGTAGTtaggttatattattataggttaagccacccagcagtatataaagttatttaaacacattaatgcatacatgtattcatgtatgtatgtatgtatgtatgtatgtttctTGTCTTTTAGGTAAGCTACACTGCTAGCTGCCCTTGTCTAAGTGACAGGCGCCAGTTTCCTAACTTCTTCAGGACAATGGCCAGTGATATCTATCAAGCCCGAGCCATTGCTCAGCTTGCCATTCGCTTCAACTGGACCTGGATCGGAGCAGTGGTAGCAAACAACGATTATGGCCACATGGCAGTAAAGGTGTTTCCATTTTGttgtagaaatagaaatagaagaAAAGTTATGCCATACAAGATAcaatattttaatacttttcAATCATTTAATCTTTTTGCTCCTTTCAACTGTATATGTCAGGTATTTCAGGAGGAGACTCAGGGGAAAGGAGTGTGTCTGGCATTTGTGGAGACTCTCCAAAGGGAAAACATCGTGAGTGACGCCAGACGAGCAGCAGTCCGGATTCAGGCCTCGACTGCAAGAGTGATTCTGGTCTTTAGCTGGTATACAGACGTGAGGGAACTGTTCCTGCAGCTcgccaaaataaatgtgagCAACTGAATCTATCAAAAGGCAATCTGGATATTATCCAATATTTTGACAGACAAtgtggctttttaaaaaaacttttctaACTTGATGATGATCATGTCATGTTGCTCTCaccaggtgacagacagacagtttctGGCCAGTGAGGCTTGGAGCACCAGTGGCAATCTCCTCCAAAATCTTGTCTCTTCTAAAGTGGCAAGTGGTGTTCTTGGTGTGGCCATACGAAGTTCACCTATACCTGGATTTGATAGTTATCTCAGGAATTTGAAGCCATCTAGTCGTCATGACGATACCTTTTTAAAAGAATTCTGGGAAAATGAGTTTGGCTGTAGTCCTGCGGCAAACAGATTGCTTCAAAAGACTTCTCTACCAGCCTGCAGTGGGACAGAGTCCCTGGAGAGagtgcagattttttttactgacaCCTCTCAGCTAAGGGTGACATATAATGTGTACCTGGCTGTTTATGCTGCAGCCCACGCCCTCCAcagcctcctctcctgccccaaCAGAGACAGCCCTCGTGGAAACAACAGCTCCACTTGCGCCTCTCCAAAACACATCAAACCCAGAGAGgtaaacacaaatatgtttatttCAAAACTCCCATGAGAGGCATTTTAAACTTTCACAACCCATGTTTACAAATTTCCAGGGGATTGATAGTTGTATTGGGGACATTAAAACAAAGTACTGTTCATCTACTTTTGAGTAAAATGTCAACTATTTCAACATTTGATGGTTTCAGCTGTTGCAGCACTTGAACAACGTGAATTTCACCACACCACAGGGTGAACTGTTATATTTCCAAGGTGCCGACATTCCAGCAAAGTACGACCTCGTCAACTGGCAGAACACCCCTGAGGGTGTTAAACTTGTTTTGATTGGTCGTGTGGACGGGTTTGACCTCCACCTTAATGAGTCAGCTATACAGTGGAGCACAGGATCCAATCAGGTAATCACATCAAGTTGTGTCAACCTGctgttgaaatgtttctgtcaattcacatgaaaacaaataataattggGTTTTTGTTTAGGTTCCTGTTTCAGTGTGCAGTGAGAGCTGCCCCCCAGGTACCCGAAAGGCCAACAGGAAAGGAGaacctctctgctgctttgactgTATCCCATGTGCTGAAGGGGAGATTAGCAATACAACTGGTGAGGAAATCAAGACATAAGATGGTCccttaaacattttattcagcCAGTGCTACAATAGCAATAGTACAACATTCTAATATGCAACAACCTTGATGCTTTTCAGGTCATCTCTGTTCCCCGTTTAAGTTTATTTATGGCTTTTGcgtgtctttctctcaggttctCTTCACTGTGAGCGTTGTCCTTCTGAGTTCTGGTCCAACGTTGAACAATCTGCTTGTGTCCCTCGTCAGCTGGACTTCCTTTCCTTTAATGAAACATTGGGCATTACTCTGACCACTGCAGCTGTGTCTGGTGCTGCAGtgacaacagctgtgtttgtggtgtttatttTATATCGTCAAACACCTATGGTAAGGATCCAGGGTAATGCAATAATGacacactgaacatttttgACAACTCAATTTTGGTTTATTCTGGCAGAAATTAATTCTGCATTACTGTATATAACgtaaatatttgtttaaaataatctaaattaatacattttgggTTAAATGTGCTTGTCTTTTCAATTCTCATTCTAAGGTTCGAGCCAACAATTCAGAACTGAGCTTCCTGCTTCTTGTGTCTCTGAAGCTCTGCTTCCTTTGCTCACTGGTCTTCATCGGTCGTCCATCAGTCTGGGCCTGTCGTTTCCAGCAGGCAGCCTTTGGGATCAgctttgtactttgtgtttccTGCCTCCAAGTCAAGACCATAGTTGTTCTGGCAGCATTTCGCTCAGCTCGCCCTGGTGCCGCAGCCTTGATGAAATGGTTTGGTCCGGGCCAACAGAGAGGAAGTGTTGGCCTCTTTACCTGTATACAGGTCagagttgcacatgcacttTTTATGAACAAAACTgctatatttttcaaaatattatatcattatatacaTTAGCCTGACATTGTGCAATGTTTTCATTAAGGTTATCATCTGTATTATTTGGCTTTCACTGAGTCCTCCAGTGCCCCAAGCTGACTTGGACATCCCAGGATTACAGGTCACCCTAATGTGTGCCATGGCCTCTGTGGTGGGCTTCTCTCTGGTTCTGGGCTACATCGGCCTGCTGGCCTGCACCAGTCTCCTCTTGGCCTTTCTTGCTCGGAAACTCCCTGACAACTTCAATGAGGCCAAACTGatcaccttcagcatgctgatattctgtgctGTCTGGGTGGCCTTTGTCCCTGCTTACGTTAGCTCTCCTGGCAAATATGCAGTTGCCGTAGAGATTTTTGCAATCCTGGCATCCAGCTATGGTTTACTGCTCTGTATGTTTGCTCCAAAGTGTTTCATTATTCTTTTGAGACCTGAGAAAAACACCAAGAAACACCTCATGGCCAGATAGCTAAAACATTAACAATGCATGATGTAACATAAAAAATGAGAGTGATATTAATTTAGAAAATACATTAAAGCCAATGTATTAAGCTCTTATATGCCTATCAATCTGCatccatttatttcattaatataGTATCTATATATAGTCATTTTTATCAGAGTAGTCATAACTGATGAATTTCTGCTACCATCAGCTTTTTTAGACAACATAATATTAGGTTTATTCACACAGacaaccaaaatgtttttttttattgatccaaaaaacaaatattttgtattgtttttcaaCAAATCAAACTTTAAACCATATACTatattttacttcagttttcACAACAGTTACTAATATAACAAGCCTTGTACAGCATaagacaaataaacatgaataaaagtaAGATCCaaggttgtgttttgttttgtgatgcaacagttgaaaaatgtattttatgttctGAGAGAATCAGAGTTCTGAAAGGGATTTATATCAAATTgaattttataaaaatgtaaagaattgCCCTTATTGGGGAGGTAATTGTTGCACTGTTTCCATATATGAACTGGATCTAAAATTATGTAGCCCGAGGAAAGATAAAGCTGGTTTGGAGGACTTGAACCTATACTGGCTAAATCACATCCTGTTCAGTCAGGCCCCAGGATCTAACCAAATTTGCAGTAGTCTCATTCAAAGTGcccataataataatgaaatcaatattttaaagCAGTAAATTATCATCATGTTTAGGCAGTTATTGAACACAGATCTgtatcctaaccctaacccttttacCCCTCCAGATCAAGCTGTTTAGTGCCTCAATATTACACAGAAAGGGAACAGGAATCATCCTGTTTAACATCCTGCCTAATCTTGTGAATACCCTCAGAATATCTGACCTTAACCAGATGGAGATTGGAGTATTTTTCTATTCCTAAATAGCCTATGTACCATAATACCCAGGGCCACCCAAAGGGGGGGAAAGGGGGAACGCTTTCTGGGGTCCAGCCTGTAGGGGGGCC
This is a stretch of genomic DNA from Pagrus major chromosome 2, Pma_NU_1.0. It encodes these proteins:
- the LOC141012753 gene encoding extracellular calcium-sensing receptor-like, which encodes MSSFSWLFTLWHPSAPSLLLVGLVGRQLGLRVGLQVVQTVTCSRLGSPSNQGLFQDGDVVIGGLFSLYHKTPSTAHDFTQLPDYKPCTSLQNLPLQYIYAMMFALEEINHSTNLLPGVKLGYHIRDSCSLHPWAMQAAMSLVGGDSTSCNSAAQPDYSEGDRPVPLIIGGSSSIAAKILCRVLGPLSVPLVSYTASCPCLSDRRQFPNFFRTMASDIYQARAIAQLAIRFNWTWIGAVVANNDYGHMAVKVFQEETQGKGVCLAFVETLQRENIVSDARRAAVRIQASTARVILVFSWYTDVRELFLQLAKINVTDRQFLASEAWSTSGNLLQNLVSSKVASGVLGVAIRSSPIPGFDSYLRNLKPSSRHDDTFLKEFWENEFGCSPAANRLLQKTSLPACSGTESLERVQIFFTDTSQLRVTYNVYLAVYAAAHALHSLLSCPNRDSPRGNNSSTCASPKHIKPRELLQHLNNVNFTTPQGELLYFQGADIPAKYDLVNWQNTPEGVKLVLIGRVDGFDLHLNESAIQWSTGSNQVPVSVCSESCPPGTRKANRKGEPLCCFDCIPCAEGEISNTTGSLHCERCPSEFWSNVEQSACVPRQLDFLSFNETLGITLTTAAVSGAAVTTAVFVVFILYRQTPMVRANNSELSFLLLVSLKLCFLCSLVFIGRPSVWACRFQQAAFGISFVLCVSCLQVKTIVVLAAFRSARPGAAALMKWFGPGQQRGSVGLFTCIQVIICIIWLSLSPPVPQADLDIPGLQVTLMCAMASVVGFSLVLGYIGLLACTSLLLAFLARKLPDNFNEAKLITFSMLIFCAVWVAFVPAYVSSPGKYAVAVEIFAILASSYGLLLCMFAPKCFIILLRPEKNTKKHLMAR